The following proteins are co-located in the Clostridiales bacterium genome:
- a CDS encoding acyltransferase: protein MQENYDQPIRRNDLDWLRVIAILGVFLYHSVHFFDNGDWSVKNPTTYAWIEPTLMNFMAVWMMPLIFLISGESVFYAVSKTKAVEFIRDKVMRLLVPLIVGVFSFSAMQVYLERISHGQFHGSFIDFIPHYFEGVYIPGGTGNFAFHGMHLWYLLFLFIFNIAFIPVFWWLKGETGSKLLRRVGELLAIPGFLVLLFVPTVMIQNVAPNEGLVIGGWRMAQYAWFFFAGYLISSHQQLRSQIIATRWIWACLSCVVICGSVFLHKGPANHPDILVWLELFTILGFAMKRLDFTNPFLEYSREAVMPFYILHQNVLFLIGFFIVNLPISDSAKYLIIVVCTLVAIMGMYEYLVRRYNAIRILFGMKLIHCSDTRGTNIKPDTSK from the coding sequence ATGCAAGAAAATTATGATCAGCCGATTCGGCGTAATGACTTAGATTGGCTTCGAGTTATTGCTATCCTTGGTGTCTTTCTATATCACTCTGTCCACTTCTTCGATAATGGGGACTGGTCTGTAAAAAATCCAACTACCTACGCTTGGATCGAGCCTACTTTAATGAATTTTATGGCTGTGTGGATGATGCCGTTAATTTTCCTAATATCAGGGGAAAGTGTTTTCTATGCTGTAAGTAAGACAAAGGCAGTCGAATTTATCAGAGATAAAGTTATGCGGCTGCTCGTTCCGCTTATCGTTGGTGTCTTTAGCTTTTCGGCAATGCAGGTTTATCTTGAACGAATCTCCCATGGTCAATTCCATGGTTCATTTATAGACTTTATTCCACACTATTTTGAGGGTGTTTACATCCCGGGCGGTACTGGAAATTTTGCCTTTCATGGAATGCATTTGTGGTATTTGTTATTCTTATTTATCTTTAATATCGCTTTTATTCCTGTATTTTGGTGGTTGAAAGGAGAAACCGGCAGCAAACTTTTACGACGAGTCGGTGAGTTGCTGGCAATACCCGGGTTTCTGGTTTTATTGTTCGTGCCTACAGTTATGATCCAAAACGTTGCTCCAAATGAAGGTTTGGTGATTGGGGGCTGGCGAATGGCACAATACGCCTGGTTTTTCTTTGCCGGTTATCTGATTTCTTCCCATCAGCAGTTGAGATCACAGATTATTGCAACTCGCTGGATTTGGGCATGTTTATCTTGTGTGGTCATATGTGGATCGGTTTTTTTACATAAGGGACCTGCTAACCACCCAGATATTTTGGTTTGGCTCGAACTTTTTACCATTCTTGGATTTGCTATGAAGCGACTTGATTTCACTAATCCGTTCTTGGAATATAGCCGTGAAGCAGTTATGCCATTCTATATTTTGCATCAAAATGTACTCTTTCTAATTGGCTTTTTTATTGTTAATTTGCCCATTTCTGATTCAGCAAAATATTTAATAATCGTGGTCTGCACTTTAGTCGCTATAATGGGTATGTATGAGTATCTCGTTCGGAGATATAATGCGATACGGATTCTGTTTGGTATGAAATTGATTCATTGCAGCGATACCAGGGGAACAAACATAAAACCAGACACGTCTAAATAA
- a CDS encoding HPr family phosphocarrier protein, producing MISKMITITNDTGLHARPASLFVKTAAKFKSEVMLQKGDKRINGKSIMAVLALGVSKGADVTISADGIDEEEALNELLELVSLNFNE from the coding sequence ATGATATCAAAGATGATTACAATAACCAACGACACTGGGCTTCATGCCAGGCCGGCGTCATTGTTCGTAAAGACAGCAGCGAAATTCAAATCTGAGGTTATGCTTCAGAAGGGTGATAAGAGAATTAATGGGAAATCCATCATGGCAGTATTGGCACTGGGTGTCTCCAAAGGAGCGGACGTGACGATTTCGGCGGATGGCATTGATGAAGAAGAGGCACTGAACGAACTTTTGGAGCTTGTCAGCCTAAACTTTAATGAATAA
- a CDS encoding SIS domain-containing protein: protein MVTMLDCIKRIPQILDGIIEDRKTNASRLLSGIADVKDTIDEIIFVGSGTSSTSALTARSFIERNVGIRASVYVPNDFCHNKKCLNPNALYVFTSQTGTSIETRSAMKLVKDLGYPCLGITESQDTPLAKEAPVHWNMGCGYEEYPMRTIGYSASVMCQMLIGLEIGLAKGTVGSMEYDALIRQAQQLPSSIESIIEKTLEWAEHSKWNMLRSQCLIFVGADTIYGAALEAALKTWEILQKPSIGYELEESLHGPNYGYDSNHCVIVLNDGGRENSKALALGRYMEEVIGNGFVIGAQVAHDQDLRLDLKSGCFSALELMSSAQALIYRLTVDLGRDLLAPQNHAVMESYFKTHDEVAGVQ, encoded by the coding sequence ATGGTAACAATGCTCGACTGCATCAAGAGGATCCCTCAAATTCTTGATGGAATTATAGAAGATCGAAAAACAAATGCATCCCGTCTGTTAAGCGGGATTGCTGATGTGAAGGATACAATTGATGAGATCATATTTGTGGGTTCAGGAACATCAAGTACTTCGGCACTCACTGCGCGTAGCTTTATTGAGAGGAATGTCGGCATCCGTGCTTCCGTTTATGTTCCAAATGATTTCTGCCACAATAAAAAGTGCCTCAACCCGAACGCTCTTTACGTATTTACTTCCCAAACGGGAACCTCAATTGAAACGCGCAGCGCGATGAAACTCGTGAAGGATCTTGGGTATCCTTGCCTTGGTATCACAGAGTCACAGGATACGCCGCTGGCAAAAGAAGCACCCGTTCACTGGAATATGGGCTGCGGATATGAAGAATATCCAATGCGTACCATTGGATACAGTGCCTCCGTGATGTGCCAGATGCTAATTGGTCTGGAGATCGGTCTCGCAAAGGGCACTGTTGGAAGTATGGAGTATGATGCGCTGATCCGGCAAGCGCAGCAGCTTCCCAGCAGCATTGAAAGCATCATTGAAAAGACACTGGAGTGGGCTGAACACAGCAAATGGAACATGCTGCGTTCTCAATGTCTGATCTTCGTGGGAGCCGATACCATTTACGGCGCGGCCCTCGAAGCTGCATTAAAAACATGGGAGATTCTGCAAAAACCGTCGATCGGCTACGAACTGGAAGAAAGTCTCCATGGACCAAACTACGGCTACGATTCAAATCACTGCGTGATCGTTCTGAACGATGGCGGAAGGGAAAACAGCAAAGCGCTGGCACTTGGCCGCTATATGGAAGAAGTGATCGGGAACGGGTTTGTAATTGGTGCTCAAGTTGCACATGATCAGGATTTAAGACTTGACTTGAAGAGCGGGTGCTTCAGTGCCCTTGAACTAATGAGCTCAGCCCAGGCTTTGATTTATCGCTTGACAGTAGACTTGGGACGCGATCTTCTGGCACCCCAGAATCATGCGGTAATGGAAAGCTATTTTAAAACACATGATGAGGTGGCAGGCGTTCAATGA
- a CDS encoding TetR/AcrR family transcriptional regulator produces the protein MRNKTDKGLRERILIESVRLFSEKGYHGTSMRDIAERSECSLPMLYYYYKNKADLFYEVAYNEFVLLIERLNEQVTIGATIQETYFNAIKQRKELSSYDKAVYKLSLKVWLGFDGESKVRKDLIEWENGRMERTKKILEKYIENKTILHDISNLFVRVMENVIEKIILLDEEVSDEDINNEIELLMKLSNL, from the coding sequence ATGCGGAATAAAACAGATAAAGGACTTAGGGAAAGAATACTGATAGAATCTGTAAGGTTGTTTTCAGAAAAAGGCTATCATGGTACATCTATGAGAGATATTGCTGAACGTTCAGAGTGCAGCTTGCCAATGCTGTATTATTACTATAAGAACAAAGCCGATTTATTCTACGAAGTAGCATACAACGAATTTGTTCTGCTTATAGAACGGTTAAATGAACAAGTTACAATTGGAGCAACAATACAAGAGACTTATTTTAATGCAATAAAGCAAAGAAAAGAACTCTCAAGCTATGACAAAGCAGTATATAAGCTTTCCCTTAAGGTTTGGCTCGGCTTTGACGGAGAATCAAAGGTAAGGAAAGACTTGATTGAATGGGAAAACGGTCGTATGGAGCGGACTAAAAAAATATTGGAGAAATATATAGAAAATAAAACTATTTTGCATGATATTTCAAACTTATTTGTCAGGGTAATGGAGAATGTGATTGAAAAGATCATACTGTTGGATGAGGAGGTTTCTGATGAAGATATCAACAATGAAATTGAATTGTTAATGAAACTATCAAATCTATGA